The Hippoglossus hippoglossus isolate fHipHip1 chromosome 10, fHipHip1.pri, whole genome shotgun sequence DNA segment ggactgcAGGATTCAGCCACTCAGACACGGGGAGAAGATGCCAACTACACGCTGAAAGTGCCGTCCTGCAAATAAGTGGATTTCTCAAAATGACAGAGTATTCCTTTGGGTTTAAGTTCCCATGCAGGACAGTGAATCCTTGAGCCAAAGCTGAGAGCTTAAAATAACGTGTATCAGGACATTTGAGTTGAGCCTCTTCAGGGTTCGTTGCTCCCGAAGGTCAAGACTGAACTTTCgcacaaaaaaacattgatatgtttgtgaaataattaataaatggATACTGTCAAATCCCAATATAAGAAAACTGGAGTGTTAAATGCTCAGAAATGAAAtattagaggaaaaaaaaacaaccaattaAAAGTATAAAGATGAATGTTGCCGTAACTGCACAAGGGAACAAAATAAAGCTGAAGAGTGAGAGCAGAATCTGCAGTTTGAGACTAAATGTGAGTTTACACCGAACAAACACATTCCTCTGAGTGAGGCTGAGAGCTGCCGGTGGAGCTCTCTGTTTTCTGCTGTCTACCCCAGCATGCCAATTACTAAGAGTGTGTGCCAGCAGTCTGAAAAGGCCCAATGGCAGTTTATGCCAAGAGTCTCTTTGGCAAGACAGATGGGGCGAAAACATGGCAGCTTCTATCAGATTCCCTCGGAGACATTTATCAGCTATGAAGGGGCAGAAAACACAGTGGAACGACTGTGGAGCGGACGAGTCTATTTTAATTATCTCTTGAGATGATTGAGATGACTGGAAACGACCTCTGGTTCTGCTAAAGACGGCGCACGTCTTCCTGCGCCGCGTCGCTGGGTTCCTCTCCCGCCTCCATcacacgtctcctcctctgacaggCCGCATGAGCTGCAGTGCTGTTTTGTAAGAGTCGGGTGGAGAGAGGATCCATGTGAGGAGCCGGCTTTAATTATGCATGAGTTTCAGCTCCCTGGAGAGTACACAACAAGGCTAGCAGAGATGGAGCGcggcagaaaacacacacagacacacacagagagacacacacacagagagacacacacacagacacacagagagacacaaaccaAGCAAGATTTATGCTGATTCAAGGACTGGCCTAATTTGAACTGCTTTGATGCAAAGAACTGAAAGTATTGCAGCACCTTTATCAGCCCGACGTGAACTGAGCCGGCTGCTGatggagaaacaaaaaaagctttACAGGGCTCGTGTTGAAAAGACTTCCTGTGTGTGAGCGGTGCATCGATGATACGGAGCCGGGGACCAAGCGTGAAAGAATTACTCACTTCCTGAAAATGATCTCGGAGTGACTTTGCGATGGTAAATCACACGAGACAAAGGGTGTTAATAAATTATCTGCAGCGATAATGAAATCATCCACGGGCACAGAAATGTGAAAAGTCCCCAACACCTTCCTCATGGGAGGAAGACTCCCATCTGtgtaattgttttatatttacactgCATTTCAAGGttccttgtgtttttatgttgttgttttacatttatttttagagcCGGACAAATATGGATTTTTAGGGGCCAATGCCGATATTAGTGACTAAAATATTTCCAATAATGATTTTGTCGATCAATGtatgctataaaaaaaactatatatggTTATAGCGataagagaaaacacaaatagaacCACATATATACAACTGGTTAGCTAGATGTGTAGTCtatatataaacatggacgTAGACCACggaagaaagtgaagccaatgaggaagtgactgacagctgtattctcacaaatgaccagcagagggcgactccactggcAGCAAAAAGAAGTGTACTTCTCACTTTATTCATGACtccagtaaacattttcctgatgAGTTAAAGGTCTTAATTTGTAgattcaagtcttcttcaatacagcataATGTTAATTTAGTAAATTTAGGTCACATTTAGTGTgaaatagacgataaagcacATAATGCATCGCGGCACGGACAGGAAGTAGAAAGTAAAGACGCATCTTTTCTGCGTCGTTTATTCTGAAAAATGAAAGTTCTCATCTCAGCAACAGAAATGCTGATACCAATGCTTCAGTGAAAGTCTGGTACCAGTCGATTGTTATTGGCCAACCGACAAATCGATCAGTTATATTGAGTCTTTCTGTGCATAActcagctgttgttgtttgacAGTAAACAGTCCCTGACCCCAGGGGGCCACTCAGCCTGGGGCCAGCTGACACGTTGAGTAATGGAATTCTGTCCCAGACGAGAAGATGAATCCACATTGAAGATAAACTACTTTAAGGTTCCTCAGTGTTTCCATGTTTCCTGCACACTGCAAACTACAGATGAATAACATACAGTGACTTATTTACACAGACTGAATGTGGACTTTGCTCTGAGCAACAGTATCAGGTAGATCATTTTCCTGcaagtctgtctgtctgtatctctctgtctgtgtctctctgtctgtatctctctgtctgtgtctctctgtctgtatctgtctctctgtctgtgtctctctgtctgtagctGTCTGTCTGCACAAAGGAGCGACCACCGCAGCCCATGTACCACCCGAGCTGACGTGAAGGTCACATTATCTTTCAGGGCTGACCGATGCAAATGCATTTGCGCGGAGGGAAAATGGAGTAAGTGTCCGTCTGCAGATAAGGACACACGGGCCATTAATCTGGATCAGAAGTGGGGAGGCAGTCGCTCTGCCGGGAGCAGCATCCCGGGGGGGCGACACCTCGGGGTGCTGGGGGTGAGATTTGCACGAGATCCGTGGAGAAACTCGTGCGTGAATCTTGTGAGAAACGTGGAGATTTTGAGTGAGAAAATCTCTCAACAGctgtaaaagtgaaataaacGCGTGCATTCGCGATAAAGTTGCAGAACGAGGAGACAAAGAGCTGGAGGCTGCAGATCTGAGCACGGACCCGCGGAGCTGCGCCGAGACGAGGGGGGGGAACGAGCAGACCTGCGATGAGACGCGCGGTTATTTCTGCTTCCTGTCAAAGTGGAAGAAAGTCCGAGCTGCTCGCAGCTGGAAGTTGGTGTTGTTATGAAACCGAGGATCAGAGGGAACTTTGTGCAGAGAGTGagcaggaggatgaagaggatgaagaggaggaggatgaagaggatgaagaggatgaacaAACCTtccaaaacccccaaaaaacagaaaacgtGATGAAGGGGGGAGACTCACCTGATCGTAGCGGGATCTCCCGAGCTGGAACACGGGACACGCTGCGGACTCCGCCATGACACCCAgcagtttatttattaatgaagTGAATCATGAGCGGATTCTCAAGTGAACCCAACTACAGTGTGGAACTAGTGAGGCCGCGGGGGCTGCCGGGAAGTGTAGTCCTCCGGTTTGGGTTGACGCTGGGAAAGTTGAGGCGCATGACTACACATCCCAATCAATCGATACGGTGATGGATATTATATAAGTGTTCCCATTGATCTGCGGAGAGATAACAGACCCAattcatcgtgtgtgtgtgtgtgtgtgtgtgtgtaacgatCAGACCTGCTTCACTAGTCATATGTGACTTTCTAAAGAACCTGGAGCGATAGAAACATGATGTGTTATCTCACTGGACACTTTCATTATCACACTGTGGCCCGAGAGCAAGAGACTGATGCTTTTTAATTGACTTAAGTTtaacagtaaatgtgttttatatacgTTAATCAAACAGAAGGTCTTGTTTGTGATGTGCCTggtaaaataatcaataataatacacatttaaagtaatgtttttttcaaataaagtaTTTACGTTTTCAAATTAAGATAtaacatgatgaataaatcaaatagcCTTTGATACATAGACCTGATAACTGACAGTAGTTACTTCTCCTTAACCGGTTGCATTGTAAgcatatatgtttttattatacaGTACATGATATTGTTTAATGAATCTTTATCTTTAATAATATTACACTGACATTCTGCTGCTTAGTGAGCATTAGCTTTAATCCTTTGCTCATACAAccatttgtacttttacttgagtacacTTTTGAACACAGGACTTTAACTTGTGATGGAGTTCTTCCAAGGTGATGTTGCTCCTTTTgctttaagaaaagtatcataTTGACAATTTTTCTATTCTTATATCTTTACTCGTAAGGGGATGGGAAGATGTAAACAACCCCGGTTTTTCTGAGACTGTGCAGAATGTCCAGTCCAAACAGGAAATGCACCACATCTCCTGCatcttaaatacaaacacaacatagTCTGTTGTATTTTACTTAAACCATCTaaaatcactgctgcaggtATAGTGGTGAAGCAGTTCTGGGGGAAATTGTCAACATTTGTTGTAAATGAAAAAGACACAACATTACCTGTGATACATCAGGTGGGTGCAGACCTCtgtataaacagtctatggtgcagacaCATGTTCTGTGAACCTGttcatgaaaataatcacaaagcaaatgtttgtGCAGAACCAGGTCTCCACCCTGAACTCAGGACAGGGGCGCCCTCTAGTGGAGATAAACAAACATTACAGCAAACTCAACAAATCAGATCAATCACAAGTCAGAGCCTCTGATTCATGTGCACTTTATTCTTATTACAGTACAGTACTGTGGCCATTTTAAGCATTGCAAGTAGCTACAGTGGTACTGGAGTGGTATTAGACAATATCATGACAAAAGTATCTGATAGAAATAACTTATATTCTTATTTACTGCACTGATGCTGTTATTTCTTGTTCAAATGCAGatttttcaacaaaataaaaatgcacaatggacataaaaaacataaaatatattaaaaaaactctcagttttagttttatacaaaataagaacaaataataaaaagaaattaaggaattgagaaattaaaagaaaaaacacagattgcAAACAGTAAGTCTTCGTCCTCTGAAGCCTTTTCTGCCACAGATATGAATAATGGTTTTTTTGCTTATCATACAACAATGTTAATGCAGAACATCTTTTGGTAGTATTCACATTGCAGAGCAGCATTTTGATGCATCTTTGTAGCATTTCCTAAATACTACTAAATATGCAATTAGGTCAAGTTAACATTTGTGCACTTTGCATCTCGTCAAACTATTTGAGATGAAGATCTTGAGTCAAAATGTTGcttttgctgcatttttaaCTTGAACTAATTTCATATTTTACCGGCAGAAATACTGAACACAATCCCTGAAGAGCAGGGACAGTACTTTCTTTCTACCCTTATGGAAGCAGTGTGGTTAAAgtgaaaactggaaaaaagCTGACTACTTTAACTTATTCTAATAAGCATGGGTATTGAAGCTAATCCGTCTTTGTCCGTGCCAAATTGAAGATAGTAATCAGCATGCATGTTGGGTAATATTGTGTCTACATCAACAGGGCAGTATCAGCAGTGAGAAGACCTGGATGATTTGTGGTGCATTTGACTGTAACTGACTCTAGAACAGCGATTCCCAACCTTCAATAATAACCCTGTGTTTAAACCCTCTATTGAGGAAACTGCAGTCTAGACCATCGCATGGCATGTGCAATACACCGTGCACACGCTCTCAGCGCCGCGGTCACTTGTGTCTGGTTCGAACTTGCAGCAACGTGGGCGTCTGCTCCATGATCCGCAGCAGCAGATTATCGATGTAGTCCTCCAGGTCTCGCATCTGTGCCTTGACCTTTTTCAGCTCGCCCTCACATTTCCCCAGCTGCGCCTCCTGCCGCTCGGAGGCCGCCTGCTGCTTCTGCATGtccatctcctgctgcagcagcagggagatCAGCTCCATGTTGGTCAGGTGCTGGTACTGAGCTGAGTTGTCCACAGGCACCTCCTGCAGGAGACGAGATAGGAAGAGAAAAGATGTAGGAAGTCATACGGAGGCTGGTCAGTATCACAATTGTGGGAATAGTTTgatatttattcactttcttgtcGGGAAATACAGTAGATGAGAATATCTGTATACGTCTGTGTGTAACTACAGCCAGAAAGACCATGGTCTGTATATGAATACATGAGAGCtgcctaaaagtgaagccaaatcattttgatcgccccctgctggctagctgcagtataggttataaacccaCCTCCTCTATGTTTACAGATGGGAAGTGAAATGGACCCAACTAAAGAGTCAAAGTACAAAATACATTCTTCTCATaatggtttctgtttttaattagttatttgaagctataaaaacatggtgaaacaaCATGACTGACGGCTGAGACCTGCACGCGATTGGTCAAATGCTCGTATTGGCAGCTCCATCCTCTGATCACTATACTGCTCAGACTCCGgatccaaatgtgcaagattgCAGCGTTCGATCACGGACGTctggagaaagaggagctgtgtcgtccatctttttatagtCTATGGTTTTCAGCCCTCATCAGAATCTACCTCAATGTTTAATGTGCTCAATGTTATTATAAGAAGTAGTTAAAGATTATTAACCATCCGTCACTATTGTTCATTTTCAGGTTAGAGTGAAACCTGgaacacccccccacacacttgacagcatatatatatataacatccTCCTCCAACGTGTTACAGACGAGGACGAGAACATTAATTTAGGACCTGAAAACTCTTATCTGGGCCAAAAAATGATGTCATGCTGGAGAGGAGTAATGGGATCAGCATTTCTCTCCACAGAGTTCAAAGCAACCTCAGTCTAACACCGAGCTGGAAGGTACAGCAGCTGCACACtttcatgcttttattctttCTACTGCTGCGAACGTTTCATATCACAACTTCAGGCCCATGAGGAAATATGACTCAACATTTCTGTAAAGGGGAAACACATCTGTCTTAATGAACTATATGGATCTACATGGATATTTATACAGTGTTAGTGTTGTGCGGGGGGGTTGTTCCTCAGTACCTGACTCCTCTCAGCTTCAGCTGCGGCCAGGTGGGCGGCGCCGCGTCCAGGGTGGATCGTGGACTTGAGCTTCTCCAGAACCGAACGcccctccttcttctctgattggctggaggtTAATGGCTTCACTGGGTGGGGTCTGCATTGGGAAGAGGTCAGCACTCACTCGTCTACACGGGTATATTGAATGTATGAAGAACAGATTCTAAAGGACTCATCATTCATGGACAAATGATGGCAGgttattgtttgatttcatTCTGCAGTATTTCCTGAAAAAAGCTCAAGACATTAAGACAAATCTGATTGTGAAGGAGTCCACAGAACTGGAGGAGACAGTTAAACACCATCTTCTGCTCTTTGAGAGGAAACACGAAGCTGAATCGCTTCAATTTCAATTAGAAATTTGCTATAAAATCCCACTGCACTCACTCACTTGTGGTAAAATCATCTTTGGGAGACACAGGGAACATTTAGAAATGGAAAATGAGAGTAAAACTAGAATTTTATTTAAAGCTACTTTGTGATTACATCAGAAGAAATACTGTGGATAactattgtgttttgtttttgatatcaTCTAAAAAGGAGGTGATTTTATCAATCCTTCTGCAAAAGCATCTTTCTTTTCCAATTATTAGGTTTTATCTTCTGTATTTGTTGTAAATATCGTAAAATCGTGAATCATTCTCCTTTGTCCTCGACTCATTCTTGTCTAAATATCATGGACAGGTTTCACTTTGTATTATCCTTATTTGCTAGGGGTCTAAAATTACACACTAACTTAGACTAATTAATGTAGGTCTCTTAATTTGTTTTAGGTTTGTAGTGTTGTGACAAAGCAGCTTTTACCATTTAAGAATTACATCTGAATTAAAGTCATGTCcacacttttctctcctcttgagAGACTCACTGGACATCATCTTATTTTAAAATACTACTGTGTGTCTACAAAGCTCATTCATTATATCATTGATCCCATTTTCCGCCCCAGGTCCCTTATGTCTTCTTCACAACTTCTTTCAATCCTGTCCCAAATTAAGTCTTTTTCTACAATCAACAgtttaaaatctgatttaaaatcCTACCTTTTAAATCTTCCTTTTAATTCAGCCTGTTTCAGTTGTATGACTCtgctaatctctctctcttctttcttgtGTGTATCTtattgtttctttctcttttatccATTTACTTGCACTGTTTTTCCTTCACAAAGCAGCTCAACTCCTGTTGTTTTCGatgtgctacataaataaataaaactgacatgACTATTATCCGGATATGAATGTTTAGCGCTCGTTAGCAGGTGGATGAGTAGCAGCGAACGTAGCCAAGTCCAAGCGGAACAACATGGAAGAACTTACAGCAGCCAACAAGAAACTGAACGGTGAGATGAAAAACGTAAATGTGAAGCGAAGCTGAGAGCAGTGCACAGCAGTTCatcatccaaccaaccaacgtTTGGATGAACAAGCAGAACtcaaaatacataaatgcatTTAACAGCAAACAAGCCAGGCCAAGTCTGAAAATAGCAACAAAGTAAAATGAGAAATCATGTCTCTAATATTCCAAGTCACTAAAGCTACAAGTCACTGAACACCCAAGTAGGATTCTCACCTGCTCTCCTGACGGGGCAGGTTGTTAGCTGGCTGTGTCTCCTCAGGGAAAAGTGAGTGGCGTGCATCGACCAGGGGCGGGTCAGTGGCGAAGGTGgtagagaaggaggaagaggtggtggaggtgtaGGGGGCCACAACCAGCGTAGTGCTGGCTCCAGCACCGGGCCCCATGCTTGAGAGATGTATGGGGGGGCAAcagagaggggtggggtggagCTTAGCCTGTGTGTCATTGGCGGTGGTGGTGGCGTTGGACAGGGACGGTGCAAAGGGGGTGGAGTAAGGAGAGGGATCAGGCTTAGTAGGGGATCTTGAGCTTGGTGCTACTTTAGCGTGGAGGTCTTCGAAACTGACCTCAGAGGGAATACCTGTGACACAGTACTTGGTGAGGAGGGACATTTTGTTGACTTTTGATGTTTTCGGCCGACCGGTGCTATTTACTGGCAAATCTGTGGAAGATTTACTGGGCTGATACAACAATTGTCCGTTACCGACTTGTGAGATGTTTTGAACGAGAGACAACAACTGTTCAAACTCTCTGTCTCCACTTTGGCTTTGGCTGCTcgggctgctgcagctgctctgtcgGGACAAACCTTTGGGTCTAAAACGTGCGCTGACCACTCCGGAAAACACCTCGGTCTGCTGATGTGAGGCCAGCTGAGCTTCTGGGTTACCATTATCATCAATGTCCTTCTGAGTCTTCTGAGAATTACcgttgtttcttgttttatcgTCTCTGAATTCAACGTGAAGATCGGATGATGTTTGATTTTGCGACGACAGCGCAGCGATCTCTCCGCTGTCGTTTGCCCTGGACTGATCACGTGGTAACAAGTTGTTCAGCTCCCAGTGGCAGTCCTGGAGAGCTGGAGACACTTTGCACCGTTTACTGGAAGCGTTTATTTCAAACGAAGAGTTCATCTCAGGTATGTAGGTGTCCTTTAAAGTGAATAAATCCTCAGGTGCCGTCTCCGCGTGGTAAACAGTCAGTGAATCTTCTGTCTGTTGTGGGGAAATGGCTCCTAAACTACTGACGCCTTTGAGAGTATCGACCGCCTCTGATTGAGAGGAGCCGTCAGAGTCAATAAAAGTGAAGTCTAAGTTGTTCACATTCATGTTCAGGTCTCCTGACAAGAAAGACACGTTATTGTTGGTGCAAGTGGTATCGTTTGTTTTAGACTCTGCTACCGCCTCTACCGGAGCAGAGGGACCATCCATCTTCACGTCTGGGCCTGGGGAAGTCGTAGTTGGCAAGTTCATGACGTCTTTCACAGAGATTTCACTGTCAAGAAGCATTTCAGGTGCAGAGATCTTAAACGTGATGTTAGTCCCATCACTTTCCTCAGTGTTCAATGGCAAACGATGATTGTTCGCTGTGAGTTTTCCGTAGTTTCCTCTGCACATGCGTCCGTACAGATCTTGCTCGAACAGCATCCCTCCCCAGCAGTCAGCGTCGTATTCCAAAGGCTCGTATTTGAactttttctgcttctcttcgGGGACTAATCCCGGTGACGTGGCGTCTGCTCGCTGCTCGGAGGGAACGCTGGGGGAGTCGGAGGTCTCGCTGCTCGTCTGAGGGTCCGGAGATGAACCGTTTCTTTTGCACTCGGCCTCTCGTCCATGTTGTAGCGAGGCCACGCCGGTCTGTGAGAGGAGGTAGGCCTCTTTGTGGACGGCCAGCTCCTGACCTCTGTGCAGCCAGCCGTCAGAGTAAATCTCACTGAGTGTAGTTCTTAACAACCTCCTCGGAGGCAAAGGCGGAGGCTGCTCTTCACACGTCTGCAGCCCTTGTGCATGATTATTAACTGCATAGCTACATGTATCAAATGACGGGCTGGTTCTCAGCCGTTTCTGAGGAACACTTCCTGTAGGCGAGTTCAGCCTGCTCGAGGCAAGAGCATCAAAAAAGTCATCCCACTCTCCTGCGCTCTCGGACATGGAGCGAGAGGCGTGGTTATGGGAGTTCGGTGTGGCTGCTTTGGGTAACAACGCAGGGAGAGATATCTGTCTGCCCACTGGCCGGGGTCGCTCCCTCCTTATGGAAGCCATCTTTGTAGCATGAGCATCGTGAGCGGGGCTGGGTGCGCAGGGCAGAGTGGTGTAATGGAAGGGGGACAAGCCGGAGGAGGGGGAGCAAGGTGCAAGAGGAGGGGACGTCTGCGACTCCTCGGCTAGGAGCTCCTCAAAGAAGGGGTTGCGCTGCATTTGGGGGAGGAAAGGGTTGGAGGGGGAGATGGGAGCCGAGGAGGGTGAGGTGGAGGGAGTGAGCGGGCGAGACTGAGTGCGGTCGTCGGGTGAGACGTGACCAGAGGGGGAGGAGTACTGAGGGGGAgcgggggagagaggagggaggggagggggtacGTCTGAGCTGCTTTCTACCTTAGGAGAAACTTCCAGCCTGTGAAGGAAAATAGTCCTCTTAGTTAATGATGTGCCACGTGACCACACGGCGAATATCTTACACAAAACACTCACCACCACCAAAACACTGGCTCATATCCCGCAGCAAAGAGTTTAGCTCGACTATTTTTAGCCACTAAAGATCTGCAGATATTAAATTAGCCAAATGATAGAATCATGGAAACAGTAAcgcaaattaaatcaaaaaaagcaAAGCACATCTGCAAAATGATCAggcaaaaaaggaaaataaataatgcattgtAGCCATTCAAAGATCATCTGCCTCGGCAGTTGTTCTGTTAGGTGAGCTCATATTGACAGGAAATGATTTTGTTGGCGTCATTTTCCAGGAGCAGTTTTCTAAACCACAGTGATGCTGCATCTTTTcatctggaaacacacaccGTAGAGAAATGGAgatgctgcagtgctgctggTGGAAAATATAGTATGAGGTGATGATACAGCATGGTCCTAAAAACTATGAAATCAATTTTCAGATgagcaaagaggagagaaaacgcAGAACTCAGGACACCCAACTGAACACAGGCCTGCCGTGAGCCTGCTGTTGTTCCTGGATACGAGCTACATTCATCAGACACTGTGGCGCCTGTAAACAACTCACCTCGGCTTGTTCTGGGAGTCGCC contains these protein-coding regions:
- the LOC117769742 gene encoding uncharacterized protein LOC117769742 isoform X1 translates to MMSLIDLDDDQRWVPTHVNVTVLRARGLRTKGKHGSRYLYTIIQVGKEKYTTGLVEKAALPEWSEECCFELLPGILEDGGRSAYPPGSGDLVLTVMHRVLIGLDVFLGQTIIPLDQIFQEGMCPRDEWFKLNSKAGRKEKERGELQVTVQFTRNNMTASMFDLTIKDKPRSAFGKLKDRVTGRKRGDVESSSAIVPGRFAALSGSLGQPFGEGGGGVVVMESRDVAVAEEKRSKVKDFFKGKLRKSSDTRSCSSLASDSSLSSMASDNPGPPPSLDLLSDPPSSPIYTSKVRVDAHYGEADLAKKVLTSQHTTKVLTHKRALSDEASKITTALSRSNVAMESLRGQTMTQSKSSLCINGSHVYDSEPSTPKSSGALSSKLVLQEKCSPLSRSLQNLTKRSEDKGSFAEGRRWSFDKTRKDEEKEARASFPPTQQAQTDGRTTQAAAPTVSSASSSPEKGRKLRKTLFSGGRSESLPAKSDLNQAASSSEGRLRGWFGSGDSQNKPRLEVSPKVESSSDVPPPLPPLSPAPPQYSSPSGHVSPDDRTQSRPLTPSTSPSSAPISPSNPFLPQMQRNPFFEELLAEESQTSPPLAPCSPSSGLSPFHYTTLPCAPSPAHDAHATKMASIRRERPRPVGRQISLPALLPKAATPNSHNHASRSMSESAGEWDDFFDALASSRLNSPTGSVPQKRLRTSPSFDTCSYAVNNHAQGLQTCEEQPPPLPPRRLLRTTLSEIYSDGWLHRGQELAVHKEAYLLSQTGVASLQHGREAECKRNGSSPDPQTSSETSDSPSVPSEQRADATSPGLVPEEKQKKFKYEPLEYDADCWGGMLFEQDLYGRMCRGNYGKLTANNHRLPLNTEESDGTNITFKISAPEMLLDSEISVKDVMNLPTTTSPGPDVKMDGPSAPVEAVAESKTNDTTCTNNNVSFLSGDLNMNVNNLDFTFIDSDGSSQSEAVDTLKGVSSLGAISPQQTEDSLTVYHAETAPEDLFTLKDTYIPEMNSSFEINASSKRCKVSPALQDCHWELNNLLPRDQSRANDSGEIAALSSQNQTSSDLHVEFRDDKTRNNGNSQKTQKDIDDNGNPEAQLASHQQTEVFSGVVSARFRPKGLSRQSSCSSPSSQSQSGDREFEQLLSLVQNISQVGNGQLLYQPSKSSTDLPVNSTGRPKTSKVNKMSLLTKYCVTGIPSEVSFEDLHAKVAPSSRSPTKPDPSPYSTPFAPSLSNATTTANDTQAKLHPTPLCCPPIHLSSMGPGAGASTTLVVAPYTSTTSSSFSTTFATDPPLVDARHSLFPEETQPANNLPRQESRPHPVKPLTSSQSEKKEGRSVLEKLKSTIHPGRGAAHLAAAEAERSQEVPVDNSAQYQHLTNMELISLLLQQEMDMQKQQAASERQEAQLGKCEGELKKVKAQMRDLEDYIDNLLLRIMEQTPTLLQVRTRHK
- the LOC117769742 gene encoding uncharacterized protein LOC117769742 isoform X2, which produces MCSSVKPSSRWTRSSRRACVPETSRWFKLNSKAGRKEKERGELQVTVQFTRNNMTASMFDLTIKDKPRSAFGKLKDRVTGRKRGDVESSSAIVPGRFAALSGSLGQPFGEGGGGVVVMESRDVAVAEEKRSKVKDFFKGKLRKSSDTRSCSSLASDSSLSSMASDNPGPPPSLDLLSDPPSSPIYTSKVRVDAHYGEADLAKKVLTSQHTTKVLTHKRALSDEASKITTALSRSNVAMESLRGQTMTQSKSSLCINGSHVYDSEPSTPKSSGALSSKLVLQEKCSPLSRSLQNLTKRSEDKGSFAEGRRWSFDKTRKDEEKEARASFPPTQQAQTDGRTTQAAAPTVSSASSSPEKGRKLRKTLFSGGRSESLPAKSDLNQAASSSEGRLRGWFGSGDSQNKPRLEVSPKVESSSDVPPPLPPLSPAPPQYSSPSGHVSPDDRTQSRPLTPSTSPSSAPISPSNPFLPQMQRNPFFEELLAEESQTSPPLAPCSPSSGLSPFHYTTLPCAPSPAHDAHATKMASIRRERPRPVGRQISLPALLPKAATPNSHNHASRSMSESAGEWDDFFDALASSRLNSPTGSVPQKRLRTSPSFDTCSYAVNNHAQGLQTCEEQPPPLPPRRLLRTTLSEIYSDGWLHRGQELAVHKEAYLLSQTGVASLQHGREAECKRNGSSPDPQTSSETSDSPSVPSEQRADATSPGLVPEEKQKKFKYEPLEYDADCWGGMLFEQDLYGRMCRGNYGKLTANNHRLPLNTEESDGTNITFKISAPEMLLDSEISVKDVMNLPTTTSPGPDVKMDGPSAPVEAVAESKTNDTTCTNNNVSFLSGDLNMNVNNLDFTFIDSDGSSQSEAVDTLKGVSSLGAISPQQTEDSLTVYHAETAPEDLFTLKDTYIPEMNSSFEINASSKRCKVSPALQDCHWELNNLLPRDQSRANDSGEIAALSSQNQTSSDLHVEFRDDKTRNNGNSQKTQKDIDDNGNPEAQLASHQQTEVFSGVVSARFRPKGLSRQSSCSSPSSQSQSGDREFEQLLSLVQNISQVGNGQLLYQPSKSSTDLPVNSTGRPKTSKVNKMSLLTKYCVTGIPSEVSFEDLHAKVAPSSRSPTKPDPSPYSTPFAPSLSNATTTANDTQAKLHPTPLCCPPIHLSSMGPGAGASTTLVVAPYTSTTSSSFSTTFATDPPLVDARHSLFPEETQPANNLPRQESRPHPVKPLTSSQSEKKEGRSVLEKLKSTIHPGRGAAHLAAAEAERSQVEVPVDNSAQYQHLTNMELISLLLQQEMDMQKQQAASERQEAQLGKCEGELKKVKAQMRDLEDYIDNLLLRIMEQTPTLLQVRTRHK